The following proteins are encoded in a genomic region of Pelagicoccus enzymogenes:
- the mreC gene encoding rod shape-determining protein MreC yields the protein MYRKRLGQFKPLIVLGVATMAWLTLPVVFKSFAKTSFYEFQAPVSLTSSYVRDLQDFWAARTKSKNELYEAGQGLARLNAAYELTALENNTLKDEIARLEDLLQLPSRPDYQYEIARVVERDFNAWWQRIIIRKGRDYGIPVGAPVVFVGGVVGRVSEVHAYTSTVDIISNNHLRLAVVIEGDNRPLSYRGGGAETFATPVGIAEFIPVDIQIADTENLPTLVTSGMGGVYPAGIRVGEIRRLKQGAGGMFYDGEVVLDERLASLTEVAVMIQIPPEQ from the coding sequence CGCTTCCCGTCGTCTTCAAGTCTTTCGCAAAGACGAGCTTCTACGAGTTTCAGGCCCCCGTCTCCTTAACCAGCTCCTACGTGCGCGACCTGCAGGACTTTTGGGCTGCTCGCACGAAATCCAAGAACGAGCTCTACGAAGCCGGCCAAGGTCTCGCGCGCCTCAACGCCGCCTACGAACTGACGGCGCTTGAAAACAATACCTTGAAGGACGAGATCGCTCGCCTCGAAGACCTGCTGCAACTCCCTTCCCGTCCTGATTACCAGTACGAGATCGCTCGGGTGGTGGAGCGTGACTTCAATGCCTGGTGGCAACGCATCATCATTCGCAAAGGCCGAGACTACGGAATTCCCGTCGGAGCTCCAGTGGTCTTCGTCGGTGGCGTGGTAGGCCGCGTGAGCGAGGTGCACGCCTACACCTCGACCGTCGACATCATCAGCAACAACCACTTGCGGCTCGCCGTCGTCATCGAAGGTGACAATCGCCCTCTTAGCTACCGAGGTGGCGGTGCCGAAACCTTCGCCACTCCCGTCGGTATTGCTGAGTTCATTCCCGTCGACATCCAAATTGCGGATACAGAAAACCTTCCCACCCTCGTGACTTCAGGAATGGGAGGCGTCTATCCCGCCGGCATTCGGGTCGGAGAAATTCGACGTCTCAAGCAAGGCGCCGGCGGAATGTTCTACGACGGCGAGGTCGTGCTCGACGAACGGCTCGCCTCGCTCACCGAAGTCGCCGTCATGATACAAATCCCGCCAGAGCAATGA
- a CDS encoding penicillin-binding transpeptidase domain-containing protein — translation MKAEEKMKYQGRLLLFYALLGLMIATLLVGVGYRQLIETDEFSERVKVQNHRRIVTPAPRGNIYDREGRLLVGNKPKFSAVVYLSDAGVRKAFRNEYRILVRDYRERHEDYKTGRLQKQARANVIQTYLDDVNRMLGRDDKVNVEKVSTHLNYNPLLPFPIIDDLTREEFAVLLESLPVQSPVQVYVSNQRNYPYESTASHTLGYVSSTVLTPDEGLPGEDLTTFAEKGTFGRSGVEKQFDDVLQGEMGMEIWVVDPYGFQVESQERRYPTKGNDIQLSLDIDIQNAAEEAFKYTDSSDNEEKENIGAAVMLDANTLEVLAMVSKPDYDLNDTTPFISTATYEKMKENSGLQNRAIQGVYPPGSPFKLLTSAAALKANIITAETEHYCPGYYRFSSGAVQRCWKRSGHQEEILWEAVRDSCNVYFYLTGLDTGVDIISNEATYWGLSNRTGIDLPHETSSMRVGTKEYKRKITGQGWYAGDDTNLAIGQGFTRVTPLQMAVFAASVGRNEIVTKPSILRLSPQQVAQRPPPKPTGLTAEQHQILVDGMIASAQMGSSKRIRVDGLSIAAKTGTAEVAKDGGKIELAWIVAFAPVENPQVSLAVIIEGQELNVDFFGGVHAAPIAHAMLKAYVEKHPDALTPPPTASVALP, via the coding sequence ATGAAAGCAGAGGAAAAGATGAAGTACCAGGGGCGCCTGCTGCTCTTCTACGCCCTGCTCGGCCTTATGATCGCCACGCTGCTTGTCGGAGTGGGCTATCGCCAGCTCATAGAGACCGATGAATTCTCGGAGCGGGTGAAAGTGCAAAACCACCGCCGCATCGTCACCCCCGCTCCCCGTGGCAACATCTACGATCGAGAGGGTCGACTGTTGGTCGGAAACAAGCCGAAGTTCTCCGCTGTCGTCTATCTCTCGGACGCAGGCGTGCGCAAAGCCTTCCGCAACGAGTACCGTATCCTCGTGCGCGACTATCGAGAACGCCACGAAGACTACAAAACAGGCCGACTGCAAAAGCAGGCTCGAGCCAACGTAATCCAGACCTATCTGGACGACGTAAACCGCATGCTGGGACGCGACGACAAGGTAAACGTCGAAAAAGTATCAACCCACCTCAACTACAACCCGCTGCTTCCCTTTCCCATCATAGACGACCTAACCCGCGAAGAGTTCGCGGTCCTTCTGGAATCTCTCCCCGTCCAGTCACCTGTCCAAGTCTACGTTTCCAACCAACGAAACTATCCGTACGAATCGACTGCGTCCCATACGCTTGGATATGTTTCCTCTACCGTCCTGACGCCTGACGAAGGCCTTCCCGGCGAGGACCTGACCACCTTTGCGGAAAAAGGAACTTTCGGACGTTCCGGCGTGGAAAAGCAATTTGACGACGTCTTGCAAGGCGAAATGGGCATGGAGATTTGGGTGGTCGACCCCTACGGCTTCCAGGTGGAGAGCCAAGAGCGTCGCTACCCGACCAAAGGCAACGACATCCAACTTTCCTTGGACATCGACATCCAAAACGCTGCCGAGGAGGCCTTCAAATACACCGATTCGAGCGACAACGAAGAGAAAGAAAACATCGGAGCCGCGGTGATGCTCGACGCCAATACGCTAGAAGTCTTGGCCATGGTCAGCAAACCCGACTACGACCTCAACGACACCACCCCCTTCATCAGCACCGCAACTTATGAGAAGATGAAGGAAAACAGCGGCCTGCAGAACCGTGCCATCCAAGGCGTCTACCCTCCGGGCTCGCCATTCAAGCTACTCACTTCCGCAGCAGCACTGAAGGCGAACATCATAACCGCAGAAACCGAACACTATTGCCCTGGCTATTATCGCTTCTCAAGCGGAGCTGTGCAACGCTGCTGGAAACGCTCTGGACACCAAGAGGAAATCCTTTGGGAGGCAGTGCGTGACAGTTGCAACGTCTACTTCTACCTCACCGGACTCGACACGGGCGTCGATATCATCAGCAACGAAGCCACTTATTGGGGACTTTCCAATCGCACCGGCATCGACTTGCCTCACGAAACGAGCTCGATGCGAGTCGGCACGAAAGAGTACAAACGAAAAATCACCGGCCAAGGTTGGTACGCCGGCGACGACACCAACCTTGCCATCGGACAAGGCTTCACTCGCGTCACCCCTCTGCAAATGGCAGTCTTCGCCGCCAGCGTTGGTCGCAACGAGATCGTAACCAAACCCAGCATTTTGCGGCTCAGCCCCCAACAGGTTGCTCAGCGCCCACCGCCTAAGCCGACTGGGCTCACTGCGGAACAACACCAGATCTTGGTGGACGGGATGATCGCCTCCGCCCAAATGGGAAGCAGCAAGCGAATCCGCGTAGACGGCCTCTCCATCGCCGCCAAAACAGGCACCGCAGAGGTCGCCAAGGACGGAGGCAAGATCGAACTCGCCTGGATCGTGGCCTTTGCCCCGGTCGAAAACCCACAGGTTTCGCTCGCCGTCATCATCGAAGGACAAGAGCTAAATGTGGACTTCTTCGGTGGCGTCCACGCCGCTCCCATCGCTCACGCGATGCTCAAGGCATACGTTGAGAAGCACCCCGACGCCCTCACGCCTCCTCCTACCGCAAGCGTCGCGCTTCCCTGA